Proteins found in one Oryza glaberrima chromosome 4, OglaRS2, whole genome shotgun sequence genomic segment:
- the LOC127769896 gene encoding putative HVA22-like protein g yields MSVEFLTKALTALFGYAMPALECFKAIEQRPGRTDHLRFWCQYWIILVILVIFDDIAGVLTSKIPMYSELRLAFLVYLWYPQTRGTDIVYDTFLRPLVMQYQPNIEERLRYLRANAGDILIFYLKNFTDRGYDLFLRGMEYIRSQTSRGSRTRRWFSFGGDRAERSSYVDDYVAGGGDRRSTARHRRPRDDY; encoded by the exons ATGTCGGTGGAATTCCTGACGAAAGCGCTCAC GGCGCTGTTCGGGTATGCTATGCCGGCGTTGGAGTGCTTCAAGGCGATCGAGCAGCGGCCTGGTCGGACGGACCATCTCCGGTTTtggtgccaatattg GATCATACTAGTAATACTCGTCATATTCGATGATATCGCTGGTGTCCTCACCTCCAA GATACCAATGTACTCTGAACTCAGACTCGCCTTCCTCGTCTACCTGTGGTACCCCCAGACAAGG GGAACTGACATCGTGTACGACACCTTCCTGCGGCCGCTGGTGATGCAGTACCAGCCCAACATCGAGGAGCGGCTGCGCTACCTGCGTGCCAATGCTGGCGACATTCTCATCTTCTACCTCAAGAACTTCACCGATAGGGGCTACGATCTCTTCCTCCGGGGGATGGAGTACATCCGGTCCCAGACATCACGAGGCTCAAGAACGAGG CGGTGGTTCTCGTTCGGAGGCGACCGGGCAGAGAGGTCGAGCTACGTTGATGATTatgtcgccggcggtggcgatcggA